A region from the Solibacillus sp. FSL H8-0523 genome encodes:
- the leuD gene encoding 3-isopropylmalate dehydratase small subunit produces the protein MEPINIVNSIYAPLDRKNVDTDQIISKEFLKRIERTGFGEFVFYHWRFDKDGNPNADFILNKPAYKTAEILVAQDNFGCGSSREHAPWAILDYGFRVVIAPSFADIFHNNCFKNGILPIKLTEAECDELLEKGLAEAQAIEVNLQQQTVTTGYGKTYTFTIDPYYKEMLLNGWDEISLTFKYDEQITAYESKRVAY, from the coding sequence ATGGAACCGATTAATATCGTGAACAGCATTTACGCGCCACTAGATCGCAAAAATGTTGATACTGACCAAATTATATCAAAAGAATTTTTAAAACGAATTGAACGTACAGGCTTTGGCGAGTTCGTATTCTATCACTGGCGCTTTGATAAGGACGGTAACCCAAATGCGGACTTCATTTTAAATAAGCCAGCTTATAAAACAGCAGAAATCTTAGTTGCGCAAGATAACTTTGGCTGCGGTTCATCACGTGAGCACGCACCATGGGCAATTTTAGACTACGGCTTCCGTGTCGTGATTGCACCGTCTTTCGCAGACATTTTCCACAATAACTGCTTCAAAAACGGCATTTTACCGATCAAGCTAACAGAAGCAGAGTGCGACGAGCTCCTTGAAAAAGGCTTAGCCGAAGCACAAGCAATCGAAGTAAACCTACAACAACAAACCGTGACGACAGGCTATGGTAAAACATATACATTTACCATTGACCCGTACTACAAAGAGATGCTACTAAACGGCTGGGATGAGATTTCGTTGACATTTAAATACGACGAGCAAATCACAGCATATGAAAGCAAACGTGTCGCGTATTAA
- a CDS encoding MFS transporter, whose amino-acid sequence MESTLKNRSTWIMVVLYFGWIVSYVDRTAITLALTSIGSDLTLTATQLGFVLSAFFMGYALMQIPGGWLADRFGIIKILIIAVAFWSVFTAFTGLAWSLVVLILIRFLFGIGEGGYPAASTKAIATYYEKSQRTKAQSTMMSSNMVGAALAPIICAPLLIVFGWRTVFFIISALGIIFIIGLLYFTRNAKTYIEEQQDKPKGSFKAVLTNPYLVKVLMIFFFVNLASWGLSSWMPTYLMQEHNINMASIGIVAAIPALFAAVGMIISGRIITTLGAKSKYGVILGTSVLAIALILMANTTSIVLIIVYQCVAFSFMSFVSAFIFTTPHRVVEESNVATAFGIVNFGGQAAGILAPTIMGYLITASGGSFNTSFIFLAIVCGIAACIAMLLPVKKTEVEEIQLKVVEG is encoded by the coding sequence ATGGAAAGTACATTAAAAAATAGAAGTACTTGGATAATGGTTGTATTGTATTTTGGATGGATTGTATCTTATGTAGATCGAACGGCGATTACACTTGCGTTAACAAGTATTGGTTCGGATTTAACTCTGACTGCTACACAGCTCGGCTTTGTGCTCAGTGCGTTTTTCATGGGGTATGCACTCATGCAAATTCCTGGTGGTTGGTTGGCTGACCGCTTTGGTATTATAAAAATTTTAATCATTGCCGTTGCTTTTTGGTCCGTTTTCACTGCGTTTACGGGCTTAGCTTGGTCACTAGTTGTTTTAATACTGATTCGCTTTTTATTTGGAATCGGCGAGGGTGGCTATCCTGCTGCAAGTACAAAGGCAATCGCCACTTATTATGAGAAATCACAGCGTACAAAGGCGCAATCTACGATGATGTCATCAAATATGGTGGGGGCAGCACTGGCACCGATTATTTGTGCACCGTTACTCATCGTGTTTGGCTGGCGTACTGTATTTTTCATTATTTCGGCACTTGGGATTATTTTTATCATCGGTTTGCTGTATTTCACACGTAATGCAAAGACCTACATTGAAGAACAACAAGACAAACCAAAGGGCTCGTTTAAGGCCGTTTTAACGAATCCGTATCTTGTAAAAGTACTAATGATTTTCTTCTTTGTGAATCTAGCGAGCTGGGGCTTAAGCTCTTGGATGCCAACGTATTTAATGCAGGAGCACAATATTAATATGGCGAGTATCGGCATTGTTGCGGCGATTCCTGCATTATTTGCAGCGGTTGGCATGATTATTAGTGGGCGTATCATTACAACACTAGGTGCAAAATCAAAGTATGGTGTCATTTTAGGAACGTCTGTTTTAGCGATTGCGCTTATTTTAATGGCAAATACCACTTCGATTGTGTTAATTATTGTGTATCAATGTGTGGCGTTCTCATTTATGTCATTCGTGAGCGCATTTATTTTCACAACACCACACCGTGTGGTAGAAGAAAGCAATGTGGCGACGGCATTTGGCATTGTCAATTTTGGAGGACAGGCTGCAGGGATTTTAGCACCTACAATTATGGGCTATTTAATTACCGCATCAGGTGGCTCATTTAATACATCATTTATTTTCTTAGCAATTGTATGTGGGATAGCGGCTTGTATTGCGATGCTGTTACCTGTAAAGAAAACAGAAGTAGAAGAAATTCAATTGAAAGTTGTGGAGGGGTAA
- a CDS encoding amidohydrolase, whose amino-acid sequence MKQQLFTLMEQQEATFAKMAKAIWNHPQVGYEETYAFELQKNFLSEQGFTISTGSGGVETAFVAQWGTGTPIIGLLGEFDALPGLSQETTVTQTPIIAGGPGHGCGHNLLGTAGVEAVVALKQLMERGNIAGTIRYYGCPAEELLSGKSYMARDGVFDDLDIVYTWHPGTFNMAVHPSMQALTGVEFFFHGRTAHAAASPHLGRSALDGVEIMNVGANYLREHVPEGSRIHYQITNGGLAPNIVPEDASVYYFLRGASRDAVDDLLLRLIRVAEGAAHMTETSVHWKIRSGCYDSLPNMTLNNQMYAQWQELPPLEFTDEEQTYARALQQSIDPSVLAGANHQLSMMGVDVSQTFIKEQLNIPQLFRQSMPGSSDLGDVSWIAPLGQVTTVCAPHGVQVHTWQATSSFGTSIGMKGMHYAAKTMAGAALDSLLNPEVIQEAKAEFHRLRDGKDYVCAIPADILPPKPTPEKV is encoded by the coding sequence ATGAAACAGCAATTATTTACGTTAATGGAGCAACAGGAAGCAACATTTGCAAAAATGGCGAAGGCAATTTGGAATCACCCACAAGTGGGCTATGAGGAAACCTATGCATTTGAGCTACAAAAAAACTTTTTATCTGAGCAAGGCTTTACGATTTCAACAGGTAGCGGTGGTGTCGAAACGGCATTTGTGGCGCAGTGGGGAACAGGTACACCGATAATCGGTTTATTAGGGGAGTTTGATGCATTACCAGGCTTAAGCCAAGAGACAACTGTAACACAAACACCAATTATAGCGGGTGGTCCAGGCCATGGCTGCGGGCATAATTTACTTGGCACAGCTGGTGTCGAGGCAGTGGTGGCATTGAAGCAGCTAATGGAAAGGGGAAATATTGCAGGGACTATTCGTTATTACGGCTGTCCTGCGGAGGAATTATTATCAGGAAAATCGTATATGGCACGCGACGGTGTGTTTGATGATTTAGATATCGTTTACACATGGCATCCAGGAACATTTAATATGGCAGTGCATCCGTCAATGCAGGCGTTAACAGGGGTGGAATTTTTCTTTCATGGTCGTACAGCACATGCAGCCGCCTCACCACATTTAGGACGTAGTGCACTTGACGGTGTTGAAATTATGAATGTTGGGGCCAATTATTTACGTGAGCATGTGCCAGAAGGATCGCGTATTCATTATCAAATTACGAACGGTGGTTTGGCGCCAAACATCGTACCAGAAGATGCAAGTGTGTATTACTTCCTGCGCGGTGCAAGTCGTGATGCAGTAGACGATTTACTGCTCCGCTTAATCCGTGTGGCAGAAGGGGCAGCACATATGACGGAAACGTCGGTGCACTGGAAAATCCGTTCTGGCTGCTACGACTCGCTGCCAAACATGACGTTAAACAACCAAATGTACGCACAGTGGCAAGAGCTTCCACCGCTTGAATTTACGGACGAAGAGCAGACGTATGCGAGGGCATTACAGCAATCGATAGATCCGTCTGTTCTAGCGGGGGCAAATCATCAGCTATCTATGATGGGGGTTGATGTTAGCCAAACGTTTATTAAAGAGCAGCTTAATATTCCACAACTGTTCCGTCAATCGATGCCTGGTTCCAGTGATTTAGGTGACGTGTCGTGGATTGCACCCCTAGGACAAGTAACAACAGTATGCGCACCACACGGGGTACAGGTCCACACATGGCAGGCGACGTCGTCATTTGGCACATCAATTGGCATGAAAGGGATGCATTATGCTGCCAAAACAATGGCAGGTGCGGCACTGGATTCGTTGTTAAATCCAGAAGTGATTCAAGAAGCAAAGGCAGAATTTCATCGTTTGCGTGATGGAAAAGACTATGTTTGTGCGATTCCAGCCGATATATTACCGCCGAAGCCAACGCCTGAAAAAGTGTAA
- a CDS encoding ABC transporter permease: protein MKFISDVKLLLKITQEYINAQFTIAFSAIFSLLFLLYSYNFDAQNWRGNVLLLFTVYLVTTLHVVLIRILIKKDLQNKGEISKRTRMIGLPLILTIFVGNVFAAGFGFMLLTKNKTAEYTFAVYAFNTQIFVLLISSLNMFKPYVVDTFLLAMGAFIFLSLLYLVTAILVANYNTSSFAPKWMLGLGVVLLIPIVTGNFFSLLAGITLIRKARNADASAVEKWQKTWNKILRNTMALFGLFIIVFMFSLSVVSAWTFDYDFAVENNYGALLLGPTLEYPLGTDNFGRDLFSRIVFGAQISLIVGFSATIIPALIGGALGAISGYYGKNTDNIIMRALDILYAIPGILLAIAIIAAFGANTLNLIIALSVGAIPTYARTMRANVLQISNYEYVESARALGASDTAIIFKHIVPNAMAPMIVKATLTIGGAVISTSSLSFLGLGIEPHIPEWGNILKVGSTYLESHSYLAIFPGLCIMLLVLSFNFFGDGLRDALDPKSN from the coding sequence GTGAAATTTATTTCGGATGTCAAGCTACTGTTAAAAATCACACAAGAATACATCAATGCCCAATTTACCATTGCTTTTTCTGCGATTTTTTCATTGCTGTTTTTACTTTATAGCTATAACTTCGATGCACAAAATTGGCGCGGAAATGTACTGTTACTGTTCACGGTTTATCTTGTGACGACACTTCATGTTGTGCTTATTCGCATACTGATAAAAAAGGATTTACAAAACAAGGGCGAAATTTCAAAGCGCACGCGTATGATAGGCTTACCACTCATTTTAACGATTTTTGTTGGAAATGTGTTTGCAGCCGGCTTTGGCTTTATGCTGCTAACAAAAAACAAAACAGCGGAATATACATTTGCTGTTTATGCATTTAATACTCAAATTTTTGTATTGCTCATTTCGAGTTTAAATATGTTTAAGCCGTACGTTGTCGATACCTTTTTACTGGCGATGGGGGCGTTTATCTTCCTTTCGCTATTGTATTTAGTGACAGCGATTTTAGTAGCGAATTACAATACGTCAAGCTTTGCACCGAAATGGATGCTGGGTCTTGGGGTTGTGCTACTTATCCCGATTGTAACGGGGAACTTTTTCTCGCTACTGGCAGGGATTACACTCATTCGCAAGGCACGTAACGCGGATGCATCAGCAGTAGAAAAGTGGCAAAAAACGTGGAATAAAATTTTACGTAATACGATGGCACTGTTTGGTTTATTTATCATCGTCTTTATGTTTAGCTTATCGGTTGTGAGCGCATGGACATTTGACTATGACTTCGCAGTTGAAAATAACTACGGTGCACTATTACTTGGGCCAACACTGGAATACCCGCTTGGTACGGATAACTTCGGACGTGATCTGTTCTCACGAATTGTGTTCGGTGCACAAATTTCACTCATCGTTGGCTTTAGTGCAACGATTATCCCAGCGTTAATCGGTGGGGCGCTCGGTGCAATTTCGGGTTATTACGGCAAAAACACTGACAATATCATTATGCGCGCACTCGATATTTTATATGCGATTCCTGGTATTTTACTAGCGATTGCGATCATCGCGGCATTTGGTGCCAACACATTGAACTTAATCATCGCCCTAAGTGTGGGGGCAATCCCGACGTATGCGCGTACGATGCGTGCGAACGTTCTACAAATTTCTAACTACGAATATGTCGAATCCGCTCGAGCACTTGGCGCGAGTGATACGGCCATTATTTTTAAGCATATTGTGCCAAATGCAATGGCACCAATGATTGTAAAAGCAACATTAACAATCGGTGGCGCTGTAATTTCTACAAGTAGTTTAAGCTTCCTAGGCCTTGGTATTGAACCACATATTCCCGAGTGGGGCAATATTTTAAAAGTCGGAAGCACGTATTTAGAGTCGCATTCGTATTTAGCTATTTTCCCAGGGCTGTGCATTATGCTATTAGTTTTATCGTTTAACTTCTTTGGCGATGGCTTACGCGATGCATTAGACCCAAAATCAAATTAA
- a CDS encoding ABC transporter ATP-binding protein, producing MSEQLLVVKDLRVSFLMEESEFEAVKGVSFHVNAGETVGIVGESGSGKSVTARSIMRLLPSPPSFLKSGTIEFQGKNLVMQSEKQMEAIRGKDISMIFQDPMTSTNPTIRIGDQIAEGLIKHQGLSKADARSKTIELLKLVGIKNSEERYNQYPHEFSGGMRQRVMIAMALACNPSLLIADEPTTALDVTIQAQILSLMKQMQEKLGTSIILITHDLGVVAGMCDRVIVMKEGEVVEQGTTEEIFANPQHDYTKRLLNALPKLHEKKEPKVMPNLAADLNINVPLVEVKNISKHFDGAKGHVLKAVDDLSFQIYPGETLGLVGESGSGKSTTGRTLLQLHEPTDGEVLYKGVPVSRLTKNELKSMRRHMQIIFQDPYSSLNPRKKVLDIIGEALDLHKLTKSKEQRRARVEELLELVGLNKEHALRYPHEFSGGQRQRIGIARALAVEPQFIVCDEPLSALDVSIQKQVVDLLKDLQQRLGLTYLFIAHDLSMVKHISDRVAVMYGGKIVELAESEELYSNPQHPYTKMLLNSIPIPDPQIEKQKKRAVLTDEELVSNRFDVENTKLVEVSTGHWVAQ from the coding sequence ATGAGTGAACAACTACTGGTAGTAAAGGATTTACGTGTGTCATTTTTAATGGAAGAATCAGAATTTGAAGCAGTGAAAGGTGTTAGCTTCCATGTAAATGCAGGTGAAACAGTCGGAATTGTTGGCGAATCAGGATCCGGGAAAAGTGTGACAGCCCGTTCAATTATGCGTTTGTTACCGTCCCCACCTTCGTTCTTAAAATCTGGTACGATTGAATTCCAAGGCAAGAACTTAGTCATGCAAAGCGAAAAACAAATGGAAGCGATTCGCGGTAAAGACATTAGTATGATTTTCCAAGATCCGATGACATCTACAAACCCAACGATTCGCATCGGAGATCAGATTGCAGAAGGTCTTATTAAGCACCAAGGTTTATCTAAGGCAGATGCGCGTTCGAAAACGATTGAATTATTAAAGCTTGTTGGTATCAAAAATAGTGAGGAACGCTACAATCAATACCCTCATGAATTTAGCGGTGGTATGCGTCAGCGTGTCATGATTGCGATGGCACTTGCTTGTAACCCTTCCCTGCTCATTGCCGATGAACCAACAACCGCGCTTGACGTAACGATTCAAGCCCAAATTCTTTCGTTAATGAAGCAAATGCAAGAAAAGCTCGGGACATCGATTATTTTAATTACCCATGATTTAGGTGTTGTTGCCGGCATGTGTGACCGAGTTATTGTAATGAAGGAAGGCGAAGTTGTCGAGCAAGGTACGACGGAAGAAATTTTTGCCAACCCACAGCACGACTACACGAAGCGTTTATTGAATGCCCTACCTAAGCTCCATGAAAAAAAAGAACCGAAAGTAATGCCCAATTTAGCCGCTGATTTAAATATCAATGTACCGCTTGTTGAAGTAAAAAACATTTCGAAGCACTTTGACGGTGCAAAAGGCCATGTTTTAAAAGCTGTTGATGATTTATCGTTTCAAATTTATCCTGGGGAAACGCTTGGACTTGTTGGGGAATCTGGTTCTGGGAAGTCTACAACGGGACGTACCCTACTGCAACTGCATGAACCAACGGACGGTGAAGTGTTGTACAAAGGCGTGCCGGTTAGCCGTTTAACAAAAAACGAGCTAAAAAGCATGCGTCGCCATATGCAAATTATTTTCCAAGACCCGTATTCAAGCTTAAATCCGCGCAAAAAGGTGCTAGATATTATCGGTGAAGCACTTGATTTACATAAGCTTACAAAATCAAAAGAACAGCGCCGCGCTCGCGTAGAAGAATTGTTAGAGCTTGTCGGTTTGAATAAGGAGCATGCCCTGCGTTACCCGCACGAATTTAGTGGTGGCCAGCGTCAACGTATCGGGATTGCCCGTGCACTCGCGGTCGAGCCACAGTTTATTGTATGTGACGAGCCCTTATCTGCACTTGACGTGTCGATTCAAAAGCAGGTTGTTGATTTATTAAAAGACCTGCAGCAACGCCTAGGCTTAACGTACTTATTCATCGCTCATGACTTATCGATGGTGAAGCATATTAGTGACCGAGTCGCGGTAATGTACGGTGGGAAAATAGTCGAGCTTGCGGAGAGTGAAGAACTGTATAGTAACCCACAGCACCCGTATACGAAAATGCTGCTGAATTCGATCCCCATTCCTGATCCACAGATTGAAAAGCAGAAAAAACGTGCGGTCCTGACAGATGAAGAGCTTGTAAGTAACCGCTTTGATGTGGAGAATACGAAGCTTGTTGAGGTAAGTACAGGGCATTGGGTAGCACAATAA
- a CDS encoding helix-turn-helix domain-containing protein, with protein MSFLSGQKHIKIEQHYCTFYIYSATNEWFLFSGTPTIVETLPSKNVFDTRTGFFSSTFETSLPERYVVFCQISLDLRGIDETNIQLQAEKIFFEQLYMKQQEQQLATSEIMIALNSDLKIKPLLQKIIDYSLEAIPSIDRGFVMLYDNTKQRLFTVAKKGTTDAIYNYAPSSGEGIAGYTFETGTSGIYDLNAALKIMWNVTKDNAEALEHALSRNPSKNLLTMAVPIFSDTRKFGIMIVHQYSNKMPFQNRDLQLLKSFASQAAVALKNAEAYEQIEQLNFDYVQNNEIHQLFLKLTFQNADEALILEQTTRLLGHPVHYVNLLDRDTFPENAVLNQLKTITVPGIHTLYEQTYIYPVKNEQQIFGYLLFTTTEPIEASEKRIIENAGISLALKAIQFQAKSQISYKERFELFQHLLAGQAPLLDPRYEDLQLAVYEPTFCVVMKFSHFTNWHVMQFIEHLTHYYPSHPFIFTQSDQVVWVVQGNETFRESLVQRLPTILESWLQFHQQLITIGVGTIQDNLLQIAASFTESEHALCHHQKQGTNIAINCYEEIGINRLFAKQTSSDIQHFVSQVLAPLTMQKDTILLQTLQCYIVHNRSITKASEQLHIHQNTLYHRLQRIEQLTMRSLNNPDQFLELTLALHLYRTYAIGSI; from the coding sequence GTGTCTTTTCTGAGTGGACAAAAGCACATTAAAATAGAACAGCATTATTGCACGTTTTACATTTACAGCGCTACAAATGAATGGTTTTTATTTAGTGGGACACCTACCATTGTGGAGACGCTTCCATCAAAAAATGTTTTTGATACGCGCACAGGGTTTTTTTCTTCGACATTTGAAACTTCTCTTCCTGAGCGATACGTCGTTTTTTGTCAAATTTCACTTGATTTAAGAGGGATAGATGAAACAAATATTCAACTTCAAGCTGAAAAAATCTTTTTCGAGCAGTTGTACATGAAGCAGCAGGAGCAGCAGCTTGCTACTTCCGAAATTATGATTGCGCTCAATTCCGATTTAAAAATTAAGCCGTTGCTCCAAAAAATCATTGATTATTCCCTTGAGGCCATCCCGTCCATCGACCGTGGCTTCGTGATGTTGTATGACAACACAAAGCAGCGTTTATTTACGGTTGCGAAAAAAGGGACAACTGATGCCATCTATAACTATGCACCTTCTAGCGGTGAAGGAATCGCGGGTTATACATTTGAAACAGGGACGTCTGGCATCTATGACCTAAATGCCGCGCTCAAGATTATGTGGAATGTTACAAAAGACAATGCGGAAGCGCTTGAACATGCACTTAGTAGAAACCCTTCAAAAAACTTGTTAACAATGGCCGTGCCGATCTTTTCAGATACAAGAAAATTTGGCATTATGATTGTGCATCAGTATTCGAATAAAATGCCTTTCCAAAATCGAGATTTACAGCTATTAAAAAGCTTTGCATCTCAGGCAGCAGTTGCCTTAAAAAATGCTGAAGCCTATGAACAAATCGAACAGTTGAACTTTGATTACGTTCAAAATAACGAGATTCATCAGCTATTTTTAAAGCTGACGTTTCAAAATGCTGACGAGGCGCTCATTTTAGAGCAAACGACGCGTCTCTTGGGGCACCCCGTTCACTATGTCAATTTACTTGACCGTGATACTTTTCCTGAAAACGCTGTATTAAATCAATTAAAAACGATTACTGTACCTGGCATCCACACTCTTTATGAACAAACATATATATATCCTGTTAAAAATGAGCAGCAAATTTTTGGCTATCTGTTATTCACAACAACAGAGCCTATTGAAGCTTCTGAAAAACGAATTATAGAAAATGCGGGCATCAGTTTAGCGTTAAAGGCAATTCAATTTCAAGCAAAAAGCCAGATTAGCTATAAGGAACGCTTTGAATTATTTCAGCATCTTTTAGCTGGGCAAGCACCGCTACTTGATCCGCGCTATGAGGATTTACAGTTGGCCGTTTATGAGCCTACTTTTTGTGTCGTCATGAAATTTAGCCATTTCACAAACTGGCATGTGATGCAATTTATAGAGCATTTAACACATTACTACCCTTCACATCCGTTTATCTTTACGCAAAGCGATCAGGTTGTTTGGGTCGTACAAGGAAATGAAACGTTTCGTGAATCGTTAGTGCAACGTTTACCGACTATTCTTGAGAGCTGGTTACAATTTCACCAGCAGCTTATCACAATTGGCGTGGGTACCATTCAGGATAACTTATTACAGATAGCGGCTAGCTTTACAGAAAGTGAGCACGCACTATGCCATCACCAAAAGCAAGGTACGAACATTGCGATAAATTGCTATGAGGAAATCGGCATTAATCGGCTATTTGCCAAGCAAACAAGTAGTGATATCCAGCACTTTGTTTCGCAAGTATTGGCCCCGTTAACTATGCAAAAGGATACGATTTTACTGCAAACGTTACAATGCTACATTGTACACAATCGCTCGATTACAAAAGCATCCGAACAGCTGCATATTCATCAAAACACGCTCTATCACCGATTACAGCGTATTGAGCAACTGACGATGCGCTCGTTAAATAACCCAGACCAGTTTTTAGAGCTAACATTGGCATTGCATTTATACCGAACCTATGCCATAGGATCAATTTGA
- a CDS encoding ABC transporter permease, whose amino-acid sequence MTKKRNTYEARAIELKQTLLTEDMRLQWQQEYEQQERTKAQFFNQTIDEAKIQQVAKKLAEQKMHKQINQELTKTGVEKNTYAHFFTQLLKNPAFIAISFIPALPMYVLLLITSNPFIRFIFERLLQSIFVIIGVATLVFTILYISPFDPARNLLGVESTPEQVANFNKLYGLDQPYLVQLWHSLSGLFTFDLGTSFAGKEDVTQSILNKFPVTLEIALFSLLMAVAIAIPVGIISAVRPNSFVDYIFMFIALIGLSIPSFWQGLIFILTFSLELKWFPATYNPNNWMSLVLPIVVLGTSITASIARMTRSSMLEVIHEDYIITAKAKGLSERKVITKHAIRNAMIPIITVIGLLFGGMLGGSAVTEKVFNISGIGSYIVDKQFIPDIPAILGGVVYIAITISIVNMLIDILYAFFDPRIRSKMKKS is encoded by the coding sequence ATGACAAAAAAGCGTAATACATATGAAGCACGTGCAATTGAACTAAAACAAACGCTGCTCACAGAAGATATGCGCTTGCAGTGGCAGCAGGAATACGAGCAGCAAGAACGTACCAAGGCCCAGTTTTTCAACCAAACGATTGATGAAGCCAAAATACAACAGGTGGCTAAAAAGCTAGCGGAACAAAAAATGCACAAGCAAATCAATCAGGAGCTTACTAAAACAGGCGTTGAAAAAAATACTTATGCGCATTTCTTCACACAACTGTTAAAAAATCCAGCCTTTATTGCGATTAGTTTCATTCCGGCCTTACCAATGTATGTGTTGCTTCTTATTACAAGTAACCCGTTCATCCGTTTTATCTTTGAACGGTTGCTACAAAGTATTTTCGTCATTATTGGGGTGGCGACACTGGTGTTTACGATTTTGTACATCTCGCCATTTGACCCAGCACGCAATTTACTAGGTGTCGAATCAACACCAGAGCAGGTCGCAAACTTTAACAAATTATATGGATTAGATCAGCCGTATCTTGTACAGCTATGGCACTCACTATCTGGGTTGTTTACGTTTGATCTTGGAACGTCGTTTGCCGGGAAGGAAGATGTGACACAAAGCATTTTAAATAAATTCCCTGTGACACTTGAAATTGCGCTGTTTTCATTATTAATGGCGGTGGCGATTGCGATTCCAGTCGGGATTATTTCAGCAGTCCGTCCGAATTCATTTGTTGATTACATCTTTATGTTTATTGCGTTAATTGGACTTTCGATTCCGAGCTTTTGGCAAGGATTAATTTTCATTTTAACGTTCTCACTCGAATTAAAATGGTTCCCAGCGACCTATAACCCGAATAACTGGATGTCACTGGTGCTTCCAATCGTTGTACTTGGAACATCAATCACAGCCTCGATTGCGCGAATGACGCGTTCAAGTATGCTTGAGGTTATTCATGAAGATTACATTATTACCGCGAAAGCGAAGGGCTTATCAGAGCGCAAGGTCATTACAAAGCATGCGATTCGTAATGCGATGATTCCGATTATTACGGTTATCGGCTTACTATTTGGCGGGATGCTTGGTGGTTCAGCGGTAACAGAGAAGGTCTTCAATATTAGCGGGATTGGTAGTTACATTGTCGATAAGCAGTTTATTCCCGATATTCCGGCGATTTTAGGTGGGGTTGTCTATATTGCGATTACCATCTCGATTGTCAATATGCTCATTGATATTTTATACGCGTTCTTTGATCCGCGTATCCGTTCAAAAATGAAAAAGTCTTAG
- a CDS encoding ABC transporter substrate-binding protein — translation MNNFWGIFGVIVVVLLIIGFIMSYWMYIVGAIAAFFGVKWLLKYNKEQQLQKIALEERRRELEHQSTLEFKMKRLLELAKYDTKNLNVRHAYKTKSALNLQDYWHKYLDLRAKLALNDTNTYREEGVIDLMCDELLNRLDNAEYETTDEIKKEFIESNLTPLLRDVVDIMDGISPEMTINIDAYQLLKAK, via the coding sequence GTGAATAATTTTTGGGGCATTTTTGGTGTAATTGTTGTCGTTTTATTAATTATTGGTTTTATCATGAGCTATTGGATGTATATCGTTGGTGCTATTGCGGCATTTTTCGGTGTGAAATGGTTGCTGAAATATAATAAGGAACAGCAATTACAAAAAATCGCGCTAGAGGAACGTAGACGTGAATTAGAACATCAATCAACGCTTGAGTTTAAAATGAAACGTTTATTAGAACTTGCAAAATATGATACAAAAAATTTAAATGTGCGTCACGCATATAAAACGAAGTCCGCATTAAATTTACAGGATTACTGGCATAAATATTTGGATTTACGCGCAAAACTTGCTTTGAATGATACGAATACATATCGTGAAGAAGGTGTCATCGATTTAATGTGCGATGAGCTGTTAAATCGTTTAGATAATGCGGAATATGAAACAACCGATGAGATCAAGAAGGAATTTATTGAGTCGAATTTAACGCCACTGTTACGAGATGTTGTCGATATTATGGATGGGATTAGTCCTGAAATGACCATAAATATTGACGCATATCAGTTGTTAAAAGCTAAGTAA